CGAATTTGTCGttaaatattttgaactatCCTATACTGGAACCATTGTAATACACCTTATTCACGGGAACGTACTTTCGGTTTCAAAACGAGGCTTGGTGTGCACCGCTTCGAAGCGCAGCAGATGAGCAGACTACAGCTTCGTAGCTAGATTTGTTGCATTTGTTAGTGTTACAATGTAGATATGCCAAAGGGAAATAGACATTGTTGTGTCCCTTTGTGTTCCAATGACACCAGATATTGTAAGGAAGACATTTCCTTCAATAATTTTACTGCGGGAGAAGAATTGAAGAAGAAATGGATTGTCAAAATACGCCGCGATGTTGGCCCAACTTTTCAGGTAAGGACGTACGACGTCGATGTACATTGTGCAAGACTTAATTTCCGGTTCGGATTTGCTGTGTATTATGATACGATATTTGAATAGAATTGTTAATATCCATCCACGTTACCTACATGTAATCCATAAAGGATCACGATGAATATGATCCAACAACAATAGTATGCCCGGGCCCCGGCCCATATCTAGCATGCGGTGACAGCCTCATTTAGTATATACCTGACCTACATTATGTAACATATCAGCTTATATATGTGTACACTCAACAATAGGCCTAGTACATACATGTGCAGGTCTTTAATtggtaattattatttttcattgtaaTTCGTGTCTTTCCATTGGCTGAAAACGTAACACGTGACGCACTATAAATAAGCTGTGTAAACTTTTACAATAATATTGTAAACCTCGCATTACCATAAATAGATGTGACGTAGCGTTCATCTTTCGGGTGCTCTCGGACTTTCTCTATTGCCGTAACGAACACCCGTGAATGACCGAACGTACGTTTGTTGACACAATGGCGACTGCACGGTTTGCATCGGTTGACGGAGATGAACTAAAAGGAATTATAGACAACATAGACTCTGCGAACACGAAAAGGACGACTATGACATCTGTAAAACTGTTCAGGGAATATCTATCAGCCAAAAATTACGCCAgggactttgaaaatttcacaCAGGATGATTTGGACTCGAAGCTGTCAAGTTTCTATGTGGAAATGAGAAACAAGAATGGTGACATGTATAAGAAGTCAACGCTCATTTCTTACAGGCACGGGTTGCAACGACACCTTGAAAAGTGTAGATCTGACAATATAGATATCACAAATCACAACATCTTTCGAAAATCCTCGCAGGCATTCAAAGGGATGTCTAAGGAGCTAAAACGCCAGGGACTAGCCGCTGTCAACCACCACCCACCTGTAAGCGATGGAGATTTAAAAAATCTCTATCATTACCTTCTCCAGGGCAATTTGGAAGATGCCCAACTATTGCAATAtaaggtacatatatacaaatttctATAGATatgcaaaataaaacaatgttaaattAAAAAGGCCATTTACATATTAGGTATCTACattgaagggggggggggagggtgATCAATGACAATGACCTATATGTCATATATCTCACTGGTTTGATCTAGGTCAAGGTAAGATACAGGTAATTAAAATATTCTACATTCAACACTGAATTTCTTAGTAAAATATAGATAGTTGATTGTGTAATATGAACTTGGTTGATTGTGTAATATGAACTGACATGAAAAATTAAATACTCTTTTCTTCAAAAAGGTGTTTATCGACCtgatgttgcattttgggaGGCGAGGGAGAGAGAATCTTGCTACCCTGACACGACAAGATTTTGCTGTAGGCCGAGACGATGAGGGCGCTTTGTATGTATACAAGACCACAGACGAACTGACAAAAAATCACCAGGATGATTCACAAAAATCTTCAGATGGAAGAATGTATGAAGTTAAAGGTAAACAAATTTCCTACAACAAACAATATGTGTATGTCATGGGTGTACAAACTAATGGTTTTTTTAATATCAGATTAAGTTGTTTTTGCAATACATGTCTGTTGGAAATAAGGTAAGATTTCAATGGGACACAGACTTATAAACAAATTACGACagaatattttaaaacacttgaatttaaataaagaaacaaagttATGAACATTGACAAAATAACAGGTTATGATTCAATCATGATAAAGTTTAaagaaatatgtacattttttgttgttcttttTCAGAATCTATGGAATGTCCTGTGAGATCTTTTGTCAAGTATATAAGAAGACTCAACCCCAACTGTTCCCGTCTGTTCCAGAAGGCCAGAAAGGACCCTAAGGATCGCATTTTTTATGACAATATTCCTCTTGGACATAACAGGATTGGGTCATTTATGACAGAAATAAGTAAGGCTGCATCACTCTCCGTGGTTTACACTAACCACTCCCTACGTGCTACCACAGTGCATGTCTTGGATAGTGCACATATTCCTAGTAGGCACATAATGACAGTTACGGGACATAAGTCCGAGTCATCACTAAAAACCTACTCTGGTAAGACAGATAATGCTACAAAGCGATTGATGTCTGAAACCATCAACAAAAAATGTGAATCATCAAGATCTAAAGGTGTCCTGGTCCAAAAAACAACCAATGTAACCCATCAACAAGTAAGTGATGATCAAGAAGGATTACAGCTCACACAACTGACTAATAGTCAAACTGAAACATTCTTCAGTGATATTGGTGGTGGATTTGATGAGAATACTTTCTTGGATTTTATGGATCCCCCTCCAGCTTCATCTACCATTAGTGCACCAAATCCTCAGTCGGTTGAATCACAAAATCCTCAGACTGTGACTGCTCCTAGTGCTCTGGAAGGCATGCCTATGCCCTCATTTACGAATTGCAGCAACTTTACTAtcaactttaattttgttttgccTAAACAGTAATTTACAAATGTGTATCaaaattgttgattttgtttgtgttgttaaaaTATTCTTGATGAAATTTATTActtattaaatttaaatttgaagaacttgttatttttaaaaaattatccAAGACCACAGTTGAGGAAGTTTACAAtaccattttataattttttttttagaaaaataataaagtaATTGTAGCATGTTGATTTCGGTCAACACCTGGTTTTATCGACCTGAGAAGAAaacgatattttttttctcaggTCGATAAAACCAGGTGTTGACCGAAATCAACatgctataattgtatattagCTCTGTATACCagtgatgtgttgtatattatcaaaacacaaacattttttttgctCATGGAAATACATTCAGTAGAAAAATTAagttgtgttttattttatctgtaaCTGATCTATCTGGAGTCATGCAGACACAGGCCCTGATTGATTGATGGGACTTAATGTAATCACAGATTTTCATAATGGACCCATTTGTTAGGATAATTTATACATGGCTTTTAATATTTGTGctcattttaaaatatagatttttgaCTGGATGCATGTGAAATGCATTTTGTGATTTCAGAtctagatatatcaatatatttaggACAAACACCTTCTTCTAATTTGAGTTTATAACTAAACTATCAAAACCTTCAAACTCATTTGAATAAGTCTAAAgctatatctataaataaacagCCAGATATTTTATGATCTATTTACCATCTAGAGTTCATATTTTGTGCATATCAATGTTGACCTGCATACATTGCACTGTATCTACTGATATAATTACCGATAAGAATATATTCAGTGGTTGTTACTGGCGGATACAGGTTTGcgaaatattacatgtaattgtaaattCCTGGTTGCAAATGTAATCAAATTTAACATATAATAATCTTGTATACTTTTTCCAGATTACAAGGAACACCATTGTGTGCTCTGCCCATTTCCAAAATACAGAGATAGGAAAAACACTAGCTGGCAAGCGGATGTTGGTGAAGGATGCAGTACCCTCTGTATTTCATTGGACAAAAACACCATCTAAGAGAGTGGGGCCTAAGGAAAGACCtacagtgtatgtaaacattattgttgtgaagatatatatttattttcactttacttttttttcagaaaataattAAGTATGATTGtgccatcatcatcatcatataatAATGAGATCTATTTCAAAGTACTGGCACTTGCATGTTGTGGATTCTTAatcttaaaattaaaataaatttgtttaaatttggtTGTCCTTGCTGTGTTAAAAAATCTATTTGCAAAAATGCACacacactacatgtatgtagtgttatatatatgcataCTATGTGTAGTAAACAGTGTGCATTATGCATCATATGAATAATATCAATTACCAAATCTTGAAAGGTTTTATATGTGCTAAGTAAGCTATCAGATTGAACATGAATATTTGATTAAGGCAAATTTCATTATCTGATGAGAAAGCCAAAAGAAAAACATGTGATGCAAAATATGAAATGCTAAAGGCCTATATTATTACACGTGTGATCATCGATCATTACACTAATGATTGTGTAAACAGTTGAttgtaaattttataaaaaggttttttttcaagttCTAATGTCTCATGTTTGTATTTTAGAAGCCAAGATATTGACAAAGAAGAAACTGAGGCCAGGGAAGGTAGAAGTTGTGCACTTGAGAACAAATATGAGGTTCCTGTGGCCACATTTGACCATGATTATCATGTTTCTCAAGCTTCAACATCAGCACAATTGGAAGCAGCACAGATGGAGGTTGAGCGACTTCAACAGGACAAACACTAGTCTTATCAACTTTTATACAGGGTTCAAAGATTATCCAACCCTTTTATGTGTGTTTGATTCATTGAGGCCGACTGCCTGCTCCATGATAAGATGGACACAGATGCAAAGGCATACATCAAATGTGGATAAAATTAGACCTAGACCTACTAATTTTAACGAG
This genomic stretch from Pecten maximus chromosome 13, xPecMax1.1, whole genome shotgun sequence harbors:
- the LOC117341362 gene encoding uncharacterized protein LOC117341362, which codes for MTERTFVDTMATARFASVDGDELKGIIDNIDSANTKRTTMTSVKLFREYLSAKNYARDFENFTQDDLDSKLSSFYVEMRNKNGDMYKKSTLISYRHGLQRHLEKCRSDNIDITNHNIFRKSSQAFKGMSKELKRQGLAAVNHHPPVSDGDLKNLYHYLLQGNLEDAQLLQYKVFIDLMLHFGRRGRENLATLTRQDFAVGRDDEGALYVYKTTDELTKNHQDDSQKSSDGRMYEVKESMECPVRSFVKYIRRLNPNCSRLFQKARKDPKDRIFYDNIPLGHNRIGSFMTEISKAASLSVVYTNHSLRATTVHVLDSAHIPSRHIMTVTGHKSESSLKTYSGKTDNATKRLMSETINKKCESSRSKGVLVQKTTNVTHQQVSDDQEGLQLTQLTNSQTETFFSDIGGGFDENTFLDFMDPPPASSTISAPNPQSVESQNPQTVTAPSALEGMPMPSFTNCSNFTINFNFVLPKQSQDIDKEETEAREGRSCALENKYEVPVATFDHDYHVSQASTSAQLEAAQMEVERLQQDKH